GAAAAGATAGAAAATTGCCATTTTAGCAGGCAAATGCTTCATGCATACAAGATTTCTTTTACGCATCCGGGCAAGGCAAAAACCGTGGAATTTACAGCAGAACCTCCATCTGATTTTGATAGATTTATGAATAAGAAAACCATATAAAAATACTTGAACTTGCTTTTAAATTATTATTATAATATAATAAATGCTCTTTTTTGTAAATTTTAGGTTGCCCGATTAAACAATAGAAGGTTTGTCTGGCTTATTTTTTTCTATTTTTATAAATTTTTATGAAACAATCAAAAGATTGCTTGTTTTGTAAGATTGCAAACAAGGAAATAAAATCCAATATCATTTTTGAAAATGATAAATTACTTGCTTTTTCTGATATAAATCCTCAAGCGCCCGTGCATATTCTTATAATTCCCAAAAAGCATATTACGGGATTAAATGAAATTGGAGTTGCCGACAAGGAACTTTTAGGAGAAATTCAGCTTGCGGCAAAAGAAATAGCAGAGAAAAATAATATAAGTAAAGACGGTTACCGGATTGTAGCAAACTGCGGCCCGAATGCGGGACAAGCAGTAGATCATATTCATTATCATCTGCTTGGCGGCAGGATTTTTGGATGGCCTCCGGGTTAAAAAAAGACAAAGGCGTTTTGAATGTTAGGAAGGTTAT
Above is a window of Elusimicrobiota bacterium DNA encoding:
- a CDS encoding histidine triad nucleotide-binding protein, coding for MKQSKDCLFCKIANKEIKSNIIFENDKLLAFSDINPQAPVHILIIPKKHITGLNEIGVADKELLGEIQLAAKEIAEKNNISKDGYRIVANCGPNAGQAVDHIHYHLLGGRIFGWPPG